From a single Brassica oleracea var. oleracea cultivar TO1000 chromosome C5, BOL, whole genome shotgun sequence genomic region:
- the LOC106344351 gene encoding glutathione S-transferase T3-like, with protein sequence MDPRNYQTPSSSYVGLLNSQHGSGLHEKFPYESFHSSVNFGESEIPPFSSQQAEHTPVATPVDTPVERHVRRKWSPANNEVLISAWLNTSKDAIVGNDQKLGKFWKRVGEYFAESPHGLEDGERRGDLTCKKRWHRINDQVTKFCGAYSAAERQIGSGESDTDVLKKAHDIFYSDQQTKFTLEHAWCVLRFEQKWLSLNTPKATASSKRKDGETDPSTTVLDQEVRPEGCKAAKLKRSTVQGKSVADYTTIWEMKKEDLAMKERLSMLAILDSLLTKKEPLTEPEEVVKNKLLAKYF encoded by the coding sequence ATGGATCCAAGAAACTATCAAACCCCGTCCTCTAGTTACGTAGGACTGCTTAACAGTCAACATGGAAGTGGTCTCCATGAAAAATTTCCTTATGAAAGTTTTCATTCAAGTGTTAACTTTGGAGAATCGGAGATCCCTCCCTTCAGTTCACAACAAGCTGAACACACGCCAGTAGCCACGCCAGTAGACACACCAGTAGAGCGTCATGTTAGACGCAAATGGAGCCCAGCTAATAATGAGGTTCTTATCTCTGCTTGGCTTAACACTTCGAAGGATGCCATAGTTGGAAATGACCAGAAGTTGGGGAAGTTCTGGAAGCGGGTTGGAGAGTATTTTGCAGAGAGTCCACATGGTCTAGAGGATGGTGAAAGGAGAGGGGATCTTACTTGTAAGAAGAGGTGGCACAGAATAAACGATCAGGTTACCAAGTTCTGTGGGGCATACTCAGCAGCAGAGAGACAAATTGGCAGTGGTGAGAGTGACACTGATGTTCTCAAGAAGGCTCACGACATCTTCTACTCTGATCAGCAAACCAAGTTCACCCTTGAGCATGCTTGGTGTGTGTTACGTTTTGAACAAAAATGGCTTAGCCTTAACACTCCAAAAGCCACTGCCAGTTCCAAGAGGAAGGATGGTGAGACAGATCCAAGCACCACTGTCCTTGATCAAGAGGTCCGGCCTGAAGGTTGCAAGGCTGCTAAACTAAAAAGATCGACTGTTCAAGGGAAGTCTGTTGCTGACTATACGACCATATGGGAAATGAAGAAAGAGGATTTGGCTATGAAGGAGAGACTGTCAATGCTGGCCATACTAGACAGTCTCCTCACCAAGAAAGAACCATTAACTGAGCCGGAGGAAGTTGTGAAGAATAAGCTCCTAGCCAAGTATTTCTAA
- the LOC106293537 gene encoding alpha/beta hydrolase domain-containing protein 17B isoform X1: MGTATSTMAAKLAFFPPNPPSYTVVTDESTGKMRISAEMMRHRRDEEIEVVKIMTRRGNEIVGMYIKHPTAKLTVLYSHGNATDIGQMFIIYNELSHHLNVNLMGYDYSGYGRSSGKPSEQETYADIEAAYNWLRETCGTKDERIILYGQSVGSGPSLELASRLPRLRALVLHSPFLSGLRVMYHVKHSFWFDIFKNIEKIQLVDCPVLVIHGTDDKVVDISHGKQLWELSKEKYEPLWLKGGSHCNLEMFPEYLPHLRKFIGAIEKLPVPQFRRHSVSDDHKKDKQQLDPKKSSSWIGSRHSTECVTSRDNSRKMNIGHRSGKARNSTDSFDRARNSFDRLGEMVRSVRLCNVDCVKNAVAEA, encoded by the exons ATGGGAACAGCGACGTCGACGATGGCGGCTAAGTTAGCTTTCTTCCCACCAAATCCGCCGTCGTACACGGTGGTGACGGACGAATCGACGGGGAAGATGAGAATATCGGCGGAAATGATGCGTCACCGGAGAGACGAGGAAATAGAAGTGGTGAAGATAATGACTAGAAGAGGGAATGAGATCGTGGGGATGTATATAAAGCATCCAACGGCTAAACTAACAGTTTTGTATTCTCACGGCAACGCCACAGACATAGGTCAAATGTTCATCATCTACAATGAACTAAGTCACCATCTCAATGTCAATCTCATGGG ATACGATTATTCAGGATATGGGCGATCTTCTGGCAAG CCAAGCGAGCAAGAGACGTACGCAGACATAGAAGCAGCTTACAATTGGCTAAGAGAAACGTGCGGTACAAAAGATGAACGTATCATTTTGTACGGACAATCTGTGGGCAGTGGACCGTCGCTTGAGCTTGCTTCTCGTCTTCCACGTCTTCGAGCACTTGTTCTTCACAGTCCTTTCTTGTCCGGTCTACGTGTCATGTACCATGTCAAGCACTCCTTCTGGTTCGACATTTTCAAG AATATTGAGAAAATTCAACTCGTGGACTGTCCCGTTCTTGTGATTCAT GGAACAGATGACAAAGTTGTGGATATTTCACATGGAAAGCAATTATGGGAGCTATCCAAGGAAAAATATGAACCTTTATGGCTTAAAGGAGGAAGCCACTGTAATCTTGAGATGTTTCCTGAGTACTTACCTCACTTAAGAAAGTTCATAGGGGCCATTGAGAAGCTTCCAGTTCCACAATTCCGACGCCATTCAGTATCTGATGATCACAAGAAAGACAAACAACAACTGGATCCGAAAAAGAGTAGTAGTTGGATTGGATCTAGACATAGCACGGAATGTGTTACTTCTAGAGACAACTCAAGAAAGATGAATATTGGTCATCGGTCAGGAAAGGCGAGAAACAGCACGGATAGCTTTGATCGTGCTAGGAATAGCTTCGACAG GTTGGGTGAAATGGTGAGATCAGTTCGATTGTGTAACGTTGATTGTGTGAAGAATGCAGTTGCAGAGGCCTGA
- the LOC106293537 gene encoding alpha/beta hydrolase domain-containing protein 17A isoform X2, giving the protein MSISWDTIIQDMGDLLASEQETYADIEAAYNWLRETCGTKDERIILYGQSVGSGPSLELASRLPRLRALVLHSPFLSGLRVMYHVKHSFWFDIFKNIEKIQLVDCPVLVIHGTDDKVVDISHGKQLWELSKEKYEPLWLKGGSHCNLEMFPEYLPHLRKFIGAIEKLPVPQFRRHSVSDDHKKDKQQLDPKKSSSWIGSRHSTECVTSRDNSRKMNIGHRSGKARNSTDSFDRARNSFDRLGEMVRSVRLCNVDCVKNAVAEA; this is encoded by the exons ATGTCAATCTCATGGG ATACGATTATTCAGGATATGGGCGATCTTCTGGCAAG CGAGCAAGAGACGTACGCAGACATAGAAGCAGCTTACAATTGGCTAAGAGAAACGTGCGGTACAAAAGATGAACGTATCATTTTGTACGGACAATCTGTGGGCAGTGGACCGTCGCTTGAGCTTGCTTCTCGTCTTCCACGTCTTCGAGCACTTGTTCTTCACAGTCCTTTCTTGTCCGGTCTACGTGTCATGTACCATGTCAAGCACTCCTTCTGGTTCGACATTTTCAAG AATATTGAGAAAATTCAACTCGTGGACTGTCCCGTTCTTGTGATTCAT GGAACAGATGACAAAGTTGTGGATATTTCACATGGAAAGCAATTATGGGAGCTATCCAAGGAAAAATATGAACCTTTATGGCTTAAAGGAGGAAGCCACTGTAATCTTGAGATGTTTCCTGAGTACTTACCTCACTTAAGAAAGTTCATAGGGGCCATTGAGAAGCTTCCAGTTCCACAATTCCGACGCCATTCAGTATCTGATGATCACAAGAAAGACAAACAACAACTGGATCCGAAAAAGAGTAGTAGTTGGATTGGATCTAGACATAGCACGGAATGTGTTACTTCTAGAGACAACTCAAGAAAGATGAATATTGGTCATCGGTCAGGAAAGGCGAGAAACAGCACGGATAGCTTTGATCGTGCTAGGAATAGCTTCGACAG GTTGGGTGAAATGGTGAGATCAGTTCGATTGTGTAACGTTGATTGTGTGAAGAATGCAGTTGCAGAGGCCTGA
- the LOC106294341 gene encoding root meristem growth factor 2 — translation MTITSSFLCLLILLLFCLSCGYSLHGDKNEKSSVNVVSNAKHVDGYDAMKKAQVQGGSGEEFSKETTKMKINPKKPIEKETGVEEEDDLVAYTADYWKPRHHPPKNN, via the exons ATGACCATCACTTCAAGCTTTCTATGTTTGTTGATCCTTCTTTTGTTTTGCCTCTCGTGTGGATATTCCCTTCATG GAGATAAGAATGAAAAGTCAAGTGTTAACGTTGTTTCAAATGCAAAG CATGTTGATGGTTATGATGCAATGAAGAAGGCGCAAGTACAAGGAGGAAGTGGCGAAGAGTTTAGTAAGGAAACGACAAAGATGAAGATAAATCCGAAGAAGCCAATAGAGAAGGAGACAGGTGTTGAGGAAGAGGATGATCTCGTTGCCTACACTGCTGATTACTGGAAACCAAGGCACCATCCTCCCAAAAACAACTGA
- the LOC106344352 gene encoding uncharacterized protein LOC106344352, which produces MENVLLATEIVKDYHKEDISPRCAMMIDISKAFDLVQWPFLLNTLRAMGLPEKFLKWITLCVTTASFSVQVNGELAGYFQSSRGLRQGCSLSPYLFVICMNVLSKLLDEAAAKGQTGFHPKCKNIALTHLCFADDLLVFADGSQRSVEGILQVFEAFDKMSGLKISLEKSTLFLAGVGEQKREEILGHFPFASAFQLPSGCIREIERICSAFLWSGTDLKSKRVKVIWRILSAESLWVRWVQIYLIRKGSLWSIKGTTQMGSWMWKKILKHRDRAKLFYMVDVRNGLKASFWYEKWSPMGRLIEILGKGRYIEMGIKENAKVAECINHRKKNHRFSMLNRVELEIEKIKEKLYLEEKDISLWRNAKDIYKKEFKTSETWQVVREKHQHCDWYKAIWFKHYTPKYSFILWVAMRDRLSTGSRMAQWDISANTSCSFCQDPLESIEHLFFQCSFTSLIWENLARGVLKDNFTARWSEIKRICIIFGGRGIGGGMGNKDLLTVFLLNSLKKL; this is translated from the exons ATGGAAAATGTCCTTCTAGCTACAGAGATTGTGAAGGACTATCACAAGGAGGATATTTCTCCTAGGTGTGCTATGATGATAGACATTTCCAAAGCCTTTGACTTGGTGCAATGGCCGTTCCTTCTCAACACTCTAAGAGCAATGGGGTTACCGGAAAAATTTCTCAAATGGATCACTCTTTGCGTTACTACCGCCTCTTTCTCAGTCCAAGTGAATGGTGAGCTCGCAGGGTATTTTCAGAGCAGTAGGGGCCTAAGACAAGGTTGCTCTCTTTCTCCCTATCTCTTTGTCATTTGTATGAATGTGCTTTCGAAACTCTTGGATGAGGCAGCAGCTAAAGGTCAGACAGGTTTTCACCCGAAATGTAAAAATATTGCTCTCACACATCTGTGCTTTGCGGATGACTTGTTGGTGTTTGCTGATGGGTCTCAGCGATCTGTAGAAGGTATTTTGCAAGTTTTTGAAGCTTTTGATAAAATGTCAGGGTTGAAGATAAGTTTGGAAAAGTCTACTCTATTTCTGGCTGGGGTTGGTGAGCAGAAAAGAGAGGAGATTTTGGGTCATTTTCCTTTTGCTTCAG CTTTTCAATTACCTAGTGGCTGTATCCGAGAGATAGAAAGAATTTGTTCTGCTTTTCTCTGGTCGGGTACTGATTTGAAGAGCAAAAGAGTGAAG GTTATTTGGAGGATTTTATCTGCAGAATCTCTTTGGGTCAGATGGGTTCAGATTTATCTTATAAGGAAAGGTTCTCTCTGGTCGATTAAAGGTACCACTCAGATGGGTTCTTGGATGTGGAAGAAGATCTTAAAACATCGAGACAGAGCAAAGCTTTTCTATATGGTTGATGTTCGGAATGGATTGAAAGCCTCTTTCTGGTACGAGAAATGGTCTCCTATGGGTCGTTTGATTGAGATTTTGGGGAAGGGTAGATACATTGAGATGGGAATTAAGGAAAATGCAAAAGTTGCTGAGTGTATAAATCACAGGAAGAAGAATCACCGGTTCTCTATGTTAAATAGAGTTGAATTGGAAATCGAGAAGATCAAGGAGAAACTATATCTTGAAGAGAAAGACATATCGCTTTGGAGGAATGCGAAGGATATTTATAAGAAAGAGTTTAAAACCAGTGAGACTTGGCAAGTAGTACGTGAGAAGCACCAACATTGTGACTGGTATAAGGCGATATGGTTTAAACACTATACCCCTAAATACTCTTTCATTCTCTGGGTAGCAATGCGAGACAGACTTTCCACAGGGAGTAGGATGGCTCAATGGGATATAAGTGCAAATACTTCCTGCAGCTTTTGTCAAGACCCGCTGGAGTCCATTGAGCATTTGTTCTTTCAGTGCTCTTTTACTAGTCTTATTTGGGAAAATTTGGCAAGAGGAGTGCTAAAGGATAACTTCACTGCGAGATGGTCTGAAATTAAAAGGATT TGCATTATATTTGGAGGGAGAGGAATAGGAGGAGGCATGGGGAACAAGGATCTTCTCACTGTCTTCTTACTAAACTCATTGAAAAAACTGTAA
- the LOC106343650 gene encoding putative pentatricopeptide repeat-containing protein At1g13630: protein MICRWIAFNPSKLSRVLSPFSSLSSTKPDDEPLSAANFALDQRDYFRREILFGMKKIGFREYLHGRQFRSLASELKQVHVEEIMCELMGESSDLSVWFFKELKDVYGFRHSRLSSLFVSHNLAGQRRFKELQVVLEELLQEEGSGSAFSLCELLSTSFRKWDSTNVVWDMLLFLSSRSKMVDDSLYILEKMRDLNLSVSTQAYNSILYNLRETDKMWDLYKAIESKNEHTYSTVVDGLCRQQKLEDAVSFLRTSQWKDIGPSVVSFNSIMSAYCKLGFVDTAKSFLCTVLKCGLVPSVHSHNILINGLCLAGSIGEALELAGDMSIHGVEPDTVTYNILAKGFHLLGMIKWVWEVIQQMLDKGLTPDVITYTILLCGHCQLGNIDKGLRLLKDMLSRGFELNSVIPCSVMLSGLCKTGRIEEAFSLFYRMKANGVRPDIVAYSIVIHGLCRLGELDLAIWLYDEMCSKRILPNSRTHGAMLLGLCRKGMILEARALLNSLISTGCTLDIILYNIVIDGYAKSGCIEEALELFRLVTESGITPNVATFNSLIHGYCKTQNIAEARKVLDVIKLYKLVPSAVSYTTLMNAYANCGDTEKVDELRREMKANGISPTNFTYSVVIKGLCIGRKLEKYNQVLRDMASEGVTPDQITYNTVIQHLCRAKDLFRAFELFEEMKSRNLEPTPATYDILINGLCFYGYLKDAERFLCSLQERDASLSKFAYATLIKAHCVKGDPEVAVKLFCQVLDRGFDVSVRDYSAVINRLCRRGLAKEAKFFFCLMLSRGVSPDLDICRVMIKSSDVLAWTIKAGLLP from the exons ATGATCTGCAGATGGATTGCATTCAATCCAAGCAAATTGTCCCGTGTTCTCTCTCCTTTCTCTTCCCTCTCATCCACTAAACCCGACGACGAGCCGCTTTCCGCAGCCAATTTCGCATTGGATCAGAGAGATTACTTCCGTCGAGAGATTCTCTTCGGGATGAAGAAGATCGGGTTCCGGGAGTATCTCCACGGGCGTCAGTTTCGAAGCTTGGCTTCGGAGTTGAAGCAGGTCCACGTCGAAGAGATCATGTGCGAATTGATGGGTGAAAGTTCGGATCTTTCGGTTTGGTTTTTCAAAGAGCTGAAAGATGTTTATGGGTTTCGCCACTCGAGGCTCTCCTCGTTGTTTGTTTCGCATAACTTAGCCGGTCAAAGACGTTTCAAAGAGCTTCAAGTGGTTTTGGAAGAGCTCCTCCAAGAAGAAG GCTCTGGTTCAGCATTTTCGCTATGTGAGCTTCTCTCTACTAGCTTCAGGAAGTGGGATTCTACGAATGTAGTTTGGGATATGTTGCTGTTTCTCTCATCGAGATCCAAAATGGTTGATGATTCTCTTTATATACTGGAGAAGATGAGGGATCTGAACTTGAGTGTCTCTACACAAGCATACAACTCAATCTTGTACAACTTGAGAGAAACAGATAAGATGTGGGATCTGTACAAGGCCATCGAGTCTAAGAACGAGCACACGTACTCAACAGTTGTAGATGGATTGTGTCGCCAACAAAAGCTAGAAGACGCAGTTTCTTTCCTCCGGACTTCCCAGTGGAAAGACATTGGCCCCTCTGTAGTTTCTTTCAATAGTATAATGTCAGCTTACTGTAAATTAGGTTTTGTAGATACGGCCAAGTCGTTTCTCTGTACAGTTTTGAAATGCGGATTGGTTCCTAGTGTACATAGCCACAACATACTCATCAACGGACTCTGTCTAGCTGGCTCCATCGGAGAAGCGTTGGAACTGGCTGGTGATATGAGTATCCACGGAGTGGAGCCTGATACCGTGACGTACAATATTCTTGCGAAAGGGTTTCATCTCCTCGGTATGATCAAATGGGTTTGGGAGGTCATTCAACAGATGCTTGATAAAGGTTTGACTCCTGATGTTATTACATACACGATATTACTATGTGGTCATTGCCAGTTAGGGAACATAGACAAGGGCTTGAGACTGCTGAAGGATATGTTGTCGAGAGGGTTTGAGTTGAACAGCGTCATCCCCTGCAGTGTGATGCTCAGTGGTTTATGTAAAACAGGACGTATCGAAGAAGCTTTCTCGCTGTTCTATAGAATGAAAGCCAATGGTGTAAGACCTGATATCGTGGCGTATTCTATAGTGATTCATGGCTTGTGTAGATTAGGAGAGCTTGATTTGGCTATTTGGCTTTACGACGAGATGTGTTCCAAAAGAATACTCCCGAATTCGAGGACGCATGGTGCTATGCTGCTTGGTTTATGTCGGAAAGGGATGATACTTGAGGCAAGAGCGCTTTTGAATTCTCTGATCTCAACCGGCTGCACACTTGATATTATCCTGTACAATATCGTTATTGATGGGTATGCAAAGTCTGGTTGCATTGAGGAGGCGTTAGAGTTATTCAGATTAGTGACAGAGAGTGGGATAACTCCTAATGTCGCCACTTTCAATTCTTTGATTCACGGTTATTGCAAGACTCAGAACATAGCTGAGGCTAGAAAGGTCTTGGATGTCATTAAGTTATATAAATTGGTTCCAAGCGCTGTGAGTTACACAACTCTGATGAATGCATATGCTAACTGTGGAGATACTGAAAAGGTAGACGAGTTGCGCCGTGAGATGAAAGCGAATGGGATCTCACCGACCAACTTCACATACTCTGTGGTTATCAAAGGACTTTGCATAGGCCGGAAACTCGAGAAATACAACCAGGTACTGCGGGACATGGCTTCCGAAGGTGTAACTCCAGATCAGATCACTTACAATACTGTTATTCAGCATCTATGCAGGGCTAAAGATTTGTTCAGAGCGTTTGAGTTATTCGAAGAAATGAAATCTCGAAACCTTGAGCCCACGCCTGCCACTTATGATATTCTAATCAACGGCCTTTGTTTCTACGGTTACTTAAAGGATGCTGAGAGGTTTCTCTGTTCGCTTCAGGAGAGGGATGCTAGTTTATCGAAATTTGCTTATGCTACACTGATCAAGGCGCATTGTGTAAAAGGTGATCCTGAAGTGGCGGTGAAGCTGTTTTGTCAGGTCCTAGATAGAGGATTCGATGTTTCTGTCAGGGATTACAGTGCGGTGATCAATCGTCTGTGTAGGAGAGGATTGGCAAAGGAGGCTAAGTTCTTCTTCTGTCTGATGTTATCACGGGGAGTTTCGCCTGATTTAGATATCTGCAGAGTGATGATCAAGTCATCAGATGTGCTTGCTTGGACAATTAAAGCAGGTTTGTTGCCTTGA
- the LOC106293348 gene encoding probable GMP synthase [glutamine-hydrolyzing], whose translation MYKASPNRRAILEKSKSVREKETKQTSNFFAKHLKRIYPITLQRSTSSSFSLSSISLSLSQNSTDSSATDSTSTLEQRISLALGLISSPRRRETFVPKTIPQQQDRRLYEDFKSDEPKRCNWITKKSDEVYVTFHDQQWGVPVYDDNLLFEFLAMSGMLMDYNWTEILKRKELFREAFCEFDPNLVANMGEKEITEIASNKAIMLQESRVRCIVDNARCITKVVKEFGSFSSYMWGFMDYKPIINKFKYSRNVPLRSPKAEIISKDMIKRGFRFVGPVIVHSFMQAAGLTIDHLVDCFRHGDCVSLAERPWRHI comes from the exons ATGTACAAAGCAAGCCCTAATAGAAGAGCCATCTTGGAGAAAAGTAAGAGTGTAAGAGAAAAGGAGACTAAGCAAACCTCAAATTTCTTTGCCAAACACTTAAAGAGGATATATCCGATCACGCTACAACGTAGTACTTCTTCCTCTTTCTCACTCTCTTCTATATCCCTATCACTCTCTCAAAACTCGACCGATTCCTCCGCCACGGATTCAACTTCCACGTTAGAGCAAAGGATCTCTCTAGCACTCGGTTTGATCTCATCTCCTCGTAGAAGAGAAACATTTGTTCCAAAAACTATTCCGCAACAACAAGACAGACGTCTATATGAGGATTTCAAAAGTGATGAACCAAAGAGGTGTAATTGGATCACCAAGAAAAGTG ATGAAGTCTACGTAACGTTTCATGATCAGCAATGGGGAGTCCCAGTCTATGATGATAA CTTGCTTTTTGAGTTCCTTGCCATGTCGGGAATGTTAATGGACTATAACTGGACTGAGATTTTAAAACGCAAAGAACTCTTTAG AGAAGCATTTTGTGAGTTTGACCCAAATCTGGTGGCCAATATGGGAGAGAAAGAGATCACAGAGATTGCATCAAACAAAGCAATAATGCTACAAGAGAGTAGAGTCAGATGTATAGTTGACAATGCCAGATGCATAACCAAG GTGGTCAAGGAGTTTGGATCATTTAGCAGCTACATGTGGGGGTTTATGGATTACAAACCGATTATTAACAAATTCAAATATTCAAGAAATGTACCACTGAGATCTCCCAAGGCTGAGATAATTAGCAAAGATATGATCAAACGAGGGTTTCGATTCGTCGGTCCAGTTATCGTACATTCTTTCATGCAAGCGGCAGGGTTAACAATTGATCACCTCGTTGATTGTTTTAGACATGGTGATTGTGTGAGCCTCGCTGAGAGGCCATGGAGGCATATATGA
- the LOC106295187 gene encoding phosphatidylinositol 4-kinase gamma 6 has translation MAMAVFKSPIKGEFHGSRNMESKEFKHHHLLHRHSSGRRRVFVQTETGCVLGMDLDRSDNVHTVKKRLQIAFNLPTEESSLTFGDMVLKNDDLSAVRNDSPLLLKRNLMHRSSSTPCLSPTGNDLQRKDLSGPIEILSHSRCFLSLKQTANDIVEAMKAGVEPIPVNGGMGGAYYFRNEKGQSVAIVKPTDEEPFAPNNPKGFTGKSLGDPGLKPSVRVGETGYREVAAYLLDHDHFANVPPTALVKITHTVFNVNDGVNGNRSREKKKLVSSKIASFQKFVAHDFDASDHGTSSFPVASVHRIGILDIRILNTDRHGGNLLVKKPDGRFGQVELIPIDHGLCLPETLEDPYFEWIHWPQASIPFSEEELDYILSLDPVKDCEMLRRELPMIREACLRVLALCTVFLKEAAAYGLCLAEIGEMMTREFHAGGEVPSVLEMLCIEAKRLIAEGDVLSLRSDVEGETEFQFDLDYSDLDSVYSSKTQTLIVKNPFSNGRSSLGKLEEEEEDETEEEAGLSLSLSKLSTSTKDNKMGSMYPNNPRDETEKTLSSHKSANVLLPVSTNFVKLADMIEAEWVVFLEKFQELLDSAFAERRTMTLRSRQRLGTSCQF, from the coding sequence ATGGCAATGGCAGTCTTCAAGTCTCCCATTAAAGGGGAATTTCATGGATCTAGAAATATGGAATCGAAGGAGTTCAAGCATCATCATCTGCTTCATCGCCACTCTTCAGGACGAAGACGTGTTTTCGTGCAAACCGAAACTGGCTGTGTTTTGGGGATGGATCTTGACCGTAGTGACAACGTTCATACTGTTAAAAAGAGGCTTCAGATTGCTTTTAACCTCCCCACGGAGGAAAGTTCCTTGACCTTTGGGGATATGGTGCTGAAGAACGATGACTTGAGTGCTGTGAGGAATGATTCTCCGCTTCTGCTGAAGCGTAACTTAATGCACAGAAGCTCGTCTACTCCGTGTCTGTCACCTACTGGGAATGATCTGCAGAGAAAAGATCTAAGTGGTCCTATTGAGATACTTAGTCACTCGCGTTGTTTTCTGTCTTTGAAGCAAACGGCTAATGACATTGTTGAGGCGATGAAAGCAGGTGTAGAGCCGATCCCTGTTAATGGTGGGATGGGAGGGGCGTACTATTTTAGGAATGAGAAGGGTCAGAGCGTTGCAATTGTCAAGCCTACAGATGAAGAACCGTTTGCTCCGAATAACCCTAAAGGCTTCACAGGGAAATCGCTTGGGGATCCTGGTTTAAAGCCTTCTGTGCGTGTAGGAGAAACCGGATATAGAGAAGTTGCTGCCTACCTTCTTGACCATGATCACTTTGCTAATGTTCCCCCTACGGCACTCGTGAAGATAACACACACTGTATTCAATGTCAACGATGGAGTGAACGGTAACAGATCTCGTGAGAAGAAGAAGCTGGTCAGCAGCAAGATTGCTTCGTTCCAGAAGTTTGTAGCTCACGATTTTGATGCTAGCGATCACGGGACTTCAAGCTTTCCGGTTGCTTCTGTGCACCGCATTGGGATATTGGACATAAGGATTCTCAACACAGACCGGCATGGTGGAAACCTTTTGGTGAAGAAGCCTGATGGTAGGTTTGGTCAAGTGGAGCTTATTCCGATAGATCACGGCCTTTGCTTGCCAGAAACACTCGAAGATCCTTACTTTGAGTGGATTCATTGGCCTCAGGCGTCGATACCTTTCTCTGAAGAAGAGCTTGACTACATACTAAGTCTTGATCCAGTGAAAGACTGTGAAATGCTGCGAAGAGAGCTTCCAATGATCCGAGAGGCTTGTCTTAGGGTTCTAGCTCTGTGTACTGTTTTCCTTAAAGAAGCGGCTGCTTATGGACTCTGTCTTGCAGAGATTGGCGAGATGATGACTCGGGAGTTCCACGCAGGAGGAGAAGTTCCAAGTGTACTTGAAATGTTGTGTATCGAAGCCAAGAGATTGATTGCAGAAGGAGACGTTTTATCTCTCAGGTCAGATGTAGAAGGAGAGACAGAGTTTCAGTTTGATCTAGACTACAGTGACTTAGATTCGGTTTATAGCTCGAAGACACAAACCCTCATCGTCAAAAACCCATTTTCAAACGGACGTTCTTCACTTGGAAAGCTAGAAGAGGAAGAAGAGGATGAAACCGAAGAAGAGGCAGGACTTTCTCTATCTCTCTCAAAGCTCTCGACATCAACGAAGGACAACAAAATGGGATCCATGTACCCGAACAATCCAAGAGACGAAACTGAGAAGACATTGTCAAGTCACAAGAGCGCGAACGTGCTGCTACCGGTTAGCACGAACTTTGTGAAGTTAGCAGACATGATAGAAGCCGAATGGGTTGTGTTCTTGGAGAAGTTTCAGGAGTTGCTTGACTCTGCTTTTGCAGAGCGTCGGACCATGACGTTGAGGAGTAGACAGAGACTTGGTACATCGTGCCAGTTTTGA